From one Perca flavescens isolate YP-PL-M2 chromosome 19, PFLA_1.0, whole genome shotgun sequence genomic stretch:
- the LOC114546061 gene encoding uncharacterized protein LOC114546061 isoform X1 — translation MEAAVVEEGVSPAQSPLVAVSFQRNVHRNKKYLEAEPKALGITQIGLSLFQIICVGVFLSQGLSHVDADIPFFISSILVIIAGGVAVAAQNLHLPTLRACLGMQVVASGASLFNMICMLVKMDHAPSFCWHYYYEHDHNNTGHWGELCYQIENTQSQFHAEGIVIEAALLAISITLAAYSCKVINCCSPASKMPVITVQAPPVQH, via the exons ATGGAAG CAGCAGTTGTGGAGGAAGGCGTCAGCCCAGCTCAGAGCCCTCTGGTCGCTGTCAGCTTCCAGAGAAACGTCCACAGGAATAAGAAGTACCTGGAGGCTGAACCCAAAGCTCTGggg ATCACTCAGATTGGTCTGAGTTTGTTTCAGAtcatctgtgtgggtgtgtttctgTCCCAAGGCTTGAGCCATGTGGATGCTGACATACCTTTCTTCATTTCATCTATACTG GTGATAATAGCTGGGGGTGTAGCTGTAGCAGCACAGAACCTCCATCTGCCGACG CTGAGAGCCTGTTTGGGGATGCAGGTGGTGGCCAGTGGTGCCTCACTCTTCAACATGATCTGTATGCTGGTTAAAATGGATCACGCGCCCTCTTTCTGCTGGCATTATTACTATGAACACGACCACAACAACACAGGACATTGGGGCGAACTCTGCTATCAAATTGAG AACACCCAATCACAGTTTCATGCGGAGGGTATAGTCATTGAGGCTGCTCTGTTGGCCATCTCCATCACTCTGGCCGCCTACAGCTGCAAGGTGATCAACTGCTGCTCACCAGCTTCCAAAATG CCGGTGATCACTGTACAAGCGCCCCCTGTCCAACACTGA
- the LOC114546061 gene encoding uncharacterized protein LOC114546061 isoform X2 — MEAVVEEGVSPAQSPLVAVSFQRNVHRNKKYLEAEPKALGITQIGLSLFQIICVGVFLSQGLSHVDADIPFFISSILVIIAGGVAVAAQNLHLPTLRACLGMQVVASGASLFNMICMLVKMDHAPSFCWHYYYEHDHNNTGHWGELCYQIENTQSQFHAEGIVIEAALLAISITLAAYSCKVINCCSPASKMPVITVQAPPVQH, encoded by the exons ATGGAAG CAGTTGTGGAGGAAGGCGTCAGCCCAGCTCAGAGCCCTCTGGTCGCTGTCAGCTTCCAGAGAAACGTCCACAGGAATAAGAAGTACCTGGAGGCTGAACCCAAAGCTCTGggg ATCACTCAGATTGGTCTGAGTTTGTTTCAGAtcatctgtgtgggtgtgtttctgTCCCAAGGCTTGAGCCATGTGGATGCTGACATACCTTTCTTCATTTCATCTATACTG GTGATAATAGCTGGGGGTGTAGCTGTAGCAGCACAGAACCTCCATCTGCCGACG CTGAGAGCCTGTTTGGGGATGCAGGTGGTGGCCAGTGGTGCCTCACTCTTCAACATGATCTGTATGCTGGTTAAAATGGATCACGCGCCCTCTTTCTGCTGGCATTATTACTATGAACACGACCACAACAACACAGGACATTGGGGCGAACTCTGCTATCAAATTGAG AACACCCAATCACAGTTTCATGCGGAGGGTATAGTCATTGAGGCTGCTCTGTTGGCCATCTCCATCACTCTGGCCGCCTACAGCTGCAAGGTGATCAACTGCTGCTCACCAGCTTCCAAAATG CCGGTGATCACTGTACAAGCGCCCCCTGTCCAACACTGA